The following proteins come from a genomic window of Pseudochaenichthys georgianus chromosome 19, fPseGeo1.2, whole genome shotgun sequence:
- the prr35 gene encoding proline-rich protein 35 has protein sequence MSKDDACKVTSISKHKERKPKKPHYIPRPWGKPYNYKCFQCPFTCMEKSHLYNHMKYSLCKNSLSLLIESDWPYKKGNILHPEQLRPLQQAHGKYGIEMTQTEERKSLEEEGEDRESQGAEDEEEGGRGERLEVTGLRKERGDAAECTTKKIKQPESELLMADMLSLEDQLLRARSVEVEAQLKHYKLSKAYLTAPSLLSEQWRLLASSHTKAKGEGSSIPCYPPPPNLMDYQDPTGLNLSLLGMGYPITPSLFSYMNSAIPAAATAAQTHAQLAQLPFLASAAQLMHSASSTHTDRALIPPRLYYPFLCEHAFGPALGQSDASKALKTSTNSLEASPSSGFQPKVNLWKVPALRPGAATVSPAGWVSPQRDSHEHGYRLADKLQTTAKEGKANWCLKRTGAPIGNHEAPVEKKPNVGGFALDLLKNIQTASNLNMTADKLLFHGSLQDAQLPTRHTDLWYSEHLTSPSSETSSQSTCGGPNRQDPNAARTIGEGASESVAALLSDLSKALQEYQEAERKISHLEKEDIPAQRHLWEHLGKIRSELSHIHTALERSSRQSDGPLDLSVKRDQTDVVGDRSTREDGKDNATETEEEDEEMEEKKEEEENERKAMKASLESRKQSLDMLIKMSQASAVNSEDLSPGGLGMRPSSAEALWPSRTTKCEADSSVLLCPDGRSVVFTDIPSSAKTPKRPLSIQRLEAHPPSPFTATDN, from the exons ATGTCCAAGGACGACGCTTGTAAAGTGACGTCCATCAGCAAACACAAGGAACGCAAGCCTAAGAAGCCTCACTACATTCCCCGGCCCTGGGGCAAACCATACAACTACAAATGCTTCCAGTGCCCGTTCACCTGCATGGAGAAGTCCCACCTGTACAACCACATGAAGTACAGCCTGTGCAAGAACTCCCTGTCCCTGCTCATAGAGTCCGACTGGCCGTATAAAAAGGGCAACATCCTGCACCCAGAACAGCTACGACCCCTTCAGCAGGCACATGGCAAATATGGCATAGAGATGACACAGACTGAGGAACGAAAGTCCTTGGAGGAGGAGGGTGAGGACAGGGAAAGCCAGGGAGCAGAAGATGaggaagaaggaggacgaggagagcgATTAGAGGTCACTGGGTTGAggaaagagagaggagacgcTGCAGAGTGCACTACCAAGAAAATCAAACAGCCAGAGTCTGAGCTTCTGATGGCCGATATGCTCTCCCTGGAAGATCAGCTTTTAAGAGCGCGCTCAGTAGAAGTGGAAGCCCAGCTGAAACACTACAAGCTATCCAAGGCATATCTGACTGCTCCCAGTCTGCTGTCGGAGCAGTGGCGGCTGTTGGCGTCCAGCCACACGAAGGCCAAAGGTGAAGGTAGTTCAATCCCCTGTTACCCTCCTCCGCCAAACCTGATGGATTACCAGGATCCCACTGGACTCAACCTGTCATTGCTCGGGATGGGTTACCCGATCACCCCCAGCCTCTTCTCCTACATGAACTCAGCTATTCCCGCTGCCGCCACCGCCGCCCAGACCCACGCTCAGCTCGCCCAGCTTCCCTTCCTGGCGTCGGCCGCTCAGCTGATGCACTCGGCCTCGAGCACCCACACAGACAGAGCTCTTATCCCCCCTCGCCTCTACTACCCCTTCCTGTGTGAGCACGCGTTCGGACCGGCCTTGGGTCAAAGCGACGCCAGCAAAGCGCTCAAGACGTCCACAAACAGTCTAGAAGCGAGTCCCTCGTCTGGTTTTCAGCCTAAAGTAAATCTGTGGAAAGTGCCTGCTCTGCGGCCAGGGGCAGCCACTGTCTCCCCTGCTGGCTGGGTGTCGCCTCAGAGGGACTCCCACGAACACGGGTACAGGTTGGCTGATAAACTGCAGACTACAGCCAAGGAAGGCAAAGCAAATTGGTGCCTCAAAAGGACAGGGGCCCCAATTGGGAACCATGAGGCACCTGTGGAGAAGAAGCCGAACGTGGGTGGTTTTGCTTTGGACCTTCTGAAGAATATTCAGACTGCATCAAATCTGAACATGACAGCAGACAAACTTCTCTTCCATGGAAG TTTACAGGATGCTCAGCTGCCGACACGGCATACTGATCTGTGGTACAGCGAACATCTCACCAGTCCCAGCAGTGAAACATCCTCTCAGTCTACCTGTGGGGGTCCCAACAGACAGGACCCGAATGCTGCTAGAACAATAGGGGAGGGGGCTTCAGAGTCTGTGGCTGCGCTCCTCAGTGACCTCTCCAAAGCCTTGCAGGAGTACCAGGAGGCTGAGCGCAAGATCTCCCACCTGGAGAAAGAGGACATTCCCGCCCAGCGTCACCTCTGGGAACACCTGGGGAAAATACGCAGCGAGCTTTCCCACATCCACACGGCTCTGGAGAGGTCTTCTCGCCAGAGCGACGGACCCCTCGACCTGTCGGTGAAGAGGGACCAGACGGATGTGGTTGGAGATCGCAGCACAAGAGAGGACGGTAAAGACAACGCCACAGAGAcagaagaggaggatgaggagatggaagagaaaaaggaggaagaagagaatGAGAGGAAGGCGATGAAGGCGTCGCTGGAGAGTCGTAAGCAGTCTTTGGACATGCTGATCAAGATGAGTCAGGCGTCGGCAGTGAACTCAGAGGATCTCTCTCCCGGTGGTCTCGGCATGAGGCCCAGTTCTGCTGAGGCTTTGTGGCCGAGCAGAACCACCAAGTGTGAGGCGGACTCCAGCGTATTGCTTTGCCCCGACGGACGATCAGTGGTGTTCACCGATATCCCTTCCTCCGCCAAAACCCCAAAGAGGCCCCTGTCTATACAGCGACTAGAAGCCCATCCTCCGAGCCCTTTCACGGCTACTGACAATTGA